In a single window of the Roseiconus lacunae genome:
- a CDS encoding sigma-70 family RNA polymerase sigma factor: MTNPAQNDDHSPRPASDSPAEITSECQPERHSRAAEREVQYDRFVALLARHDLAIRRFVRYLMPSTDGVDDVIQETALECWRKFDDFLSGREQANGVDDSANDEFVRWACVIARYKAMSWQRNRSRDRLVFRESVIEHLAGSAVELIEQSEHRRQAIETCLDQLSVNHRRLVLSVHMPGESVAQIAKESGVKPRQLYSKVNMLRSALLRCVERQLTGELGNG, translated from the coding sequence ATGACAAATCCCGCTCAAAACGATGACCATTCGCCGCGTCCGGCAAGCGATTCGCCTGCGGAAATCACGTCTGAATGTCAACCGGAACGACATTCGAGGGCAGCGGAACGCGAAGTCCAATACGACCGATTCGTGGCATTGTTGGCACGGCACGACCTCGCTATCCGTCGTTTCGTTCGCTACTTGATGCCTTCGACCGATGGCGTTGACGACGTGATCCAAGAAACGGCGTTGGAGTGTTGGAGGAAGTTCGATGACTTCCTGTCCGGCCGAGAGCAAGCCAACGGAGTCGACGATTCAGCGAATGACGAATTTGTTCGCTGGGCATGTGTGATCGCCCGTTACAAAGCGATGAGTTGGCAACGCAATCGATCGCGAGATCGACTCGTGTTTCGCGAATCGGTGATCGAACATCTGGCCGGTTCGGCGGTCGAATTGATCGAACAAAGCGAACATCGACGGCAAGCGATCGAGACGTGCCTAGATCAGCTATCGGTCAACCACCGCCGCTTGGTTTTAAGCGTCCACATGCCCGGCGAATCCGTCGCGCAGATCGCCAAGGAATCCGGCGTGAAGCCCCGTCAGCTTTACAGCAAGGTGAACATGCTGCGATCCGCATTGCTGCGATGTGTCGAACGCCAACTGACGGGGGAACTCGGCAATGGATAA
- a CDS encoding LamG-like jellyroll fold domain-containing protein yields the protein MDKRFEKLIFQAIDQTISPADFQRLQDAIESDAEVRQAYLKSLTLCEQLGEIAQDTSVPDSTSVLTTIVTDATATDRRFDWRLLGLAATLLIAVSVGAYRLGRQDNRLRLGSRLTESLSEEMPPLSSAETQIAGHATLRRGVALKWPSGATRHREGDVLPNGLLAFEEGTAEIDFFCGATLIVEGPASFDIESDWSVAVTQGRLRANVPPVARGFVVRAADSEIIDLGTEFVLEVDSQNVRVDVIDGEVELRGGAHDGQHLLTGEGVSLKGDAAAMPSPASISTVSDLQQQRRIADERSFERWKTFANQLSLDRRLIAYFPIASGLQDGLQSGLLGRVVPDVAASGQQSNGRIVGPVTSADGRFGDGSYGLEFDRTGARVRTRIDGTFRAFTFACWAKIDSLKHRYNALFMSDGYENGELHWQIRDDGRLMFSVMVDDTQKTQHFSPQDNKMVTQAGLHRVYYSDTFWDLSQSGQWFHLAAVYDPANRKVIQYVNGTPIASETIAEKFYVDELHIGAAEIGNWGQPFRKTPWFAVRNFNGAIDEMAIFDAALSGEELRQIYESGKPVGY from the coding sequence ATGGATAAGCGCTTCGAAAAATTGATCTTTCAAGCCATCGATCAAACGATCTCTCCCGCCGATTTTCAGCGTCTGCAAGACGCGATCGAGTCGGACGCTGAAGTACGACAGGCTTACCTGAAATCGTTGACGCTTTGTGAGCAACTTGGTGAGATCGCTCAGGACACGTCCGTGCCGGATTCGACATCGGTCCTAACAACGATTGTCACCGATGCGACCGCTACCGACCGCCGGTTTGACTGGAGACTTCTCGGCCTTGCGGCGACATTGTTGATCGCGGTCAGCGTGGGTGCTTACCGACTGGGACGCCAGGACAACAGACTTCGACTCGGCTCACGGTTGACTGAGTCCTTGAGCGAAGAGATGCCACCGCTTTCATCGGCTGAAACACAGATCGCCGGACACGCGACGCTTCGTCGAGGCGTCGCGCTCAAGTGGCCTTCCGGGGCGACACGGCACCGCGAGGGCGATGTCCTGCCCAATGGGTTGTTGGCATTTGAAGAAGGAACTGCCGAAATCGATTTTTTCTGTGGGGCGACATTGATCGTTGAAGGCCCAGCGTCATTTGACATCGAATCGGACTGGTCCGTCGCGGTCACCCAAGGGCGTCTGAGGGCGAACGTTCCACCCGTCGCACGTGGCTTTGTCGTCCGTGCGGCAGATTCGGAGATCATTGACTTGGGCACCGAGTTTGTTCTCGAAGTTGACTCGCAAAACGTACGCGTGGATGTGATTGACGGTGAAGTGGAATTACGTGGCGGTGCGCACGACGGGCAGCACTTGCTTACCGGTGAAGGTGTCTCCTTAAAAGGCGATGCGGCCGCGATGCCATCGCCCGCATCGATCAGCACCGTTTCTGATCTTCAGCAACAGCGACGAATCGCGGATGAGCGATCGTTTGAACGCTGGAAAACGTTTGCCAACCAGTTAAGTCTGGACAGGCGTCTGATCGCTTATTTCCCGATCGCGAGTGGCTTGCAGGATGGCTTGCAGAGTGGCTTGCTGGGACGTGTCGTTCCAGACGTTGCCGCGTCTGGGCAACAATCGAATGGGCGAATCGTTGGCCCGGTTACGTCAGCGGACGGCCGTTTCGGTGACGGATCGTACGGATTGGAATTCGATCGCACCGGTGCGCGAGTCAGAACACGCATCGACGGGACATTTCGTGCCTTCACGTTTGCCTGCTGGGCCAAGATTGACAGCCTCAAGCATCGCTACAACGCACTGTTCATGTCGGACGGCTATGAAAACGGAGAGCTGCACTGGCAAATTCGCGATGACGGCCGATTGATGTTTTCGGTGATGGTCGACGATACCCAAAAGACGCAACACTTCAGTCCGCAAGACAACAAAATGGTGACTCAAGCAGGTCTCCACCGCGTCTACTACAGCGACACATTCTGGGATTTGTCTCAGAGCGGACAGTGGTTCCATTTGGCCGCCGTCTATGACCCGGCCAATCGGAAAGTCATCCAGTACGTCAACGGTACACCGATCGCTTCGGAAACCATCGCCGAGAAGTTTTATGTGGACGAGCTTCACATCGGTGCCGCAGAAATCGGCAACTGGGGGCAACCGTTCCGAAAAACACCTTGGTTTGCCGTTCGAAACTTCAACGGCGCGATCGACGAAATGGCCATCTTCGACGCCGCGCTCTCCGGCGAAGAGCTTCGGCAAATCTATGAGTCCGGTAAGCCGGTCGGATATTAA
- a CDS encoding sulfatase, producing MNRLFTAAFVFLGNFLPWSVGVVSAADRPNVLFIAVDDLRPELGCYGSEIAITPHLDALASDGLLFDRAYCQQAICRPSRASLMTGTRPETTGLFHNYVSLRELQPDILTMPEHFVAEGYETAYVGKIFHHGDTDDDRSWSRKSANWLKDIERPKGPYRLPENVKLRQENFNAMFAKYGEAARRGLASGPAYESADVPDHAYVDGYNTRLAIKTMQQLADGEKPFFLGMGYHLPHLNWCAPKKYWDLYDPAEIPLSDQVDAPQGGAAMGLHASFELRTRSGIPKSGPIDRTLSRTLKHAYLASTSYVDAQIGLLLDSLEQSGLRQNTIIVVWGDHGWHLGDMGVWGKATNYEIATRVPLMIWTPEMEVRGETTKALVELVDLFPTLCELVGIPKPGHLEGHSFAPLLSDPHREWKKAAFSQYPNPALREWAANPLSQGMRETWFGPLIEQVEQRIIEQQGDRWDRDLFEQHLMGYTMRTDRYRLVVWRDHRDREAKPVFIELFDHHDDPQETNNIAKRQPDLVQTLLRQLESGYAASL from the coding sequence ATGAATCGATTGTTTACGGCAGCGTTCGTTTTCCTAGGCAATTTTTTGCCGTGGAGTGTCGGCGTTGTTTCCGCAGCGGATCGACCGAACGTGTTGTTCATCGCCGTTGATGACCTTCGTCCGGAACTCGGCTGCTACGGTTCAGAGATCGCTATCACGCCCCACTTGGACGCCTTGGCGTCCGACGGGCTGTTGTTCGATCGAGCGTATTGTCAACAAGCGATTTGTCGGCCTTCGCGAGCCAGCTTGATGACGGGGACGAGACCCGAAACGACCGGACTGTTCCACAACTATGTTTCGTTGCGTGAATTGCAGCCTGATATTTTGACGATGCCGGAACACTTCGTCGCGGAGGGATATGAAACGGCCTATGTCGGAAAGATTTTCCATCACGGTGACACCGACGATGACCGGTCGTGGAGCCGCAAATCAGCCAATTGGTTGAAAGACATCGAACGCCCCAAAGGCCCCTATCGACTTCCCGAAAACGTCAAGCTTCGCCAAGAGAACTTCAATGCGATGTTTGCCAAATACGGTGAAGCAGCTCGCCGAGGCTTGGCCAGCGGGCCAGCCTATGAGAGTGCCGATGTCCCCGATCATGCCTACGTCGACGGTTACAACACCCGACTTGCGATTAAAACGATGCAACAATTGGCGGACGGCGAGAAACCGTTTTTCCTTGGCATGGGCTATCACCTGCCGCACCTCAATTGGTGTGCACCGAAAAAGTACTGGGATTTGTACGACCCGGCAGAAATCCCGTTGTCCGATCAAGTTGATGCGCCGCAGGGTGGAGCGGCGATGGGATTGCATGCTTCGTTTGAACTGCGAACTCGCTCGGGAATCCCCAAATCAGGACCGATCGATCGAACACTTTCGCGAACCCTTAAGCACGCTTACTTGGCCAGCACCAGCTACGTCGATGCGCAAATCGGCCTATTACTCGATTCGCTCGAACAATCCGGCCTACGTCAAAACACCATCATCGTCGTGTGGGGAGACCACGGGTGGCATCTCGGCGACATGGGCGTCTGGGGCAAAGCGACAAACTACGAGATCGCGACACGGGTTCCGCTGATGATCTGGACTCCCGAAATGGAAGTCCGAGGTGAAACGACGAAAGCACTCGTAGAATTGGTCGACTTGTTCCCAACGCTTTGTGAGTTGGTGGGCATTCCCAAACCAGGCCATCTGGAAGGCCATAGCTTTGCACCGTTGTTGTCGGATCCCCACCGCGAATGGAAGAAAGCCGCCTTCAGTCAGTACCCCAATCCGGCACTGCGTGAATGGGCCGCAAACCCGTTGTCGCAAGGCATGCGTGAAACTTGGTTCGGGCCGTTAATCGAGCAAGTGGAACAGCGAATCATCGAGCAACAAGGTGATCGCTGGGATCGTGACTTATTCGAACAACATCTGATGGGCTACACGATGAGAACCGACCGCTATCGATTGGTGGTTTGGCGTGATCATCGCGATCGAGAAGCCAAGCCAGTGTTTATCGAGCTATTCGATCATCACGATGATCCTCAGGAAACAAATAACATCGCCAAGCGGCAACCAGACCTTGTGCAAACGCTTCTGCGTCAACTGGAATCCGGCTATGCGGCGTCACTTTAG